A genomic segment from Glycine max cultivar Williams 82 chromosome 1, Glycine_max_v4.0, whole genome shotgun sequence encodes:
- the LOC106799796 gene encoding uncharacterized protein: protein MGNFSQDNWRWDLQWRRNLFDHEHDLAMSFMEDITSICIQRNEKDIMMWKAEPNGVYSTKSAYSLMLKLNDSGSQDRFSKLIWNLNIPPRVAVFIWRLLKDRLPTIGNLLRRHVDIQDAGCPLCGQGGRRKWGISSLIVKGQ, encoded by the coding sequence ATGGGTAATTTCTCCCAGGACAATTGGAGATGGGATTTGCAGTGGAGGAGAAATCTTTTTGATCATGAACATGACTTGGCTATGAGCTTTATGGAAGACATTACATCTATATGTATTCAGAGAAATGAGAAGGACATTATGATGTGGAAAGCTGAACCTAACGGTGTGTACTCCACTAAGTCAGCTTATAGCCTAATGCTGAAGCTAAATGATTCTGGTTCACAAGACAGGTTTTCTAAACTAATTTGGAATCTGAATATACCCCCAAGGGTAGCAGTTTTCATTTGGAGACTTCTTAAAGACAGGCTCCCCACCATAGGGAATCTGTTAAGGAGACATGTGGATATTCAAGATGCTGGTTGCCCACTCTGTGGCCAAGGGGGCAGGAGGAAGTGGGGCAtctcttctttaattgtaaAAGGACAATAA